The segment TCAAGTGCCAGGACTCCCGAATCCAGACTTCACCCCCTCAAACCCCAGTGGCGAGAGTGAGTTTAGCGACTTTGATCGCTCAATGATGCGTCGCTGTATTGAGTTGGCTCAACTTGCATTAGGAAAGACTGCACCGAATCCCTTAGTAGGTTCCGTGATTGTGAAAGAAGGCCAGATCATCTCAGAAGGCTTTCATCCCGGTGCGGGACAGCCTCATGCAGAAGTCTTTGCTCTGCAAGGAGCCGGGGAACAGGCACAAGGTGCCACAGTCTATGTCAACCTAGAACCTTGCAATCATTATGGACGCACCCCCCCTTGTTCCGAAGCCTTGATTGCGGCGAGAGTCGCCAAGGTGGTCGTCGGGATGGTCGATGCTGATCCCCGGGTGTCCGGTGGAGGGATCGATCGCCTGCGATCGGCAGGAATCGAAGTGGTGGTAGGGGTCGAAGAAGAAGCCTGTCGCCAGCTGAATGAAGCCTTTCTCCATCGGGTCATCTACCATCGTCCCTTTGGAATTTTAAAATATGCCATGACCCTCGATGGCAAAATTGCCACTACCACGGGTCACAGCACCTGGATCACCAGTACCGAAGCGCGTCATGAAGTGCATACCCTGCGTGCAGTGTGTGATGCGGTCATCATCGGTGGAAATACGGTGCGTCAGGACAATCCGCAGCTCACCAGTCACCATATCGGCACTCAGAACCCCTTACGAGTGGTGATGACTCGCACCCTGGATTTGCCCGAGTCGGCCCATCTGTGGGAGGTTTCCGAGGCAGGGACCCTGGTGCTGACTCAGAAGGGAGCAAATCCGGATATGCAGCAGTGGCTTTTGAATAAAGGCGTTGAAGTGATAGAGCTTGATCCCTTAACTCCGGCGATCGCGATGGAGTACCTCTATCAGCGGGAGTTTCTCTCAGTTCTGTGGGAATGTGGTGGACTGTTGGCAGCGCGGGCGATCGCAGATGGCGCAGTCCAAAAAATTCTCGCGTTTATTGCTCCCAAAATTGTCGGGGGTCAGTCGGCCCCCTCGCCAGTCGGAAATTTGGGCTTAACTCAGATGGGTGATGCCTTAACCTTAGACCGGGTAAAATGGCGGACGATCGGAACAGACTGTTTAGTTGAAGGGTATTTAAAACTGAAGGAATCAGGATGAAGTCTAAACGATGAAGTTTTAAGGGACAACTCCAGAGCCATAACCGGGTTCTTTGATAGCCTAGGGTGGGAAAAAAGCCCACCCTAATCCTGTACCGTCCTGGGTGAGTCAGGCTCAAGGGTGAGAGTAATTCAGGTGGGCAGTGCCCACCCTACAATGACTTCATCCTTCATCCTTCATCCTTCATCCTTCATTCTTCATCCTTCATTCTTTATCTCACGCCCTTGAATTAGGAAAAATATGCAAGTCATTGTGTTGTGGAGCGTATTTGTGGGAAGTCTCGGCATTGAGGCAGTGGTTGCCGGGGGATGGTTGCGCTGGCGGCAACTGCTTTTGCGGCAACAAGATCAGGAGGAGGAAGAACTTGTGACGGATCATCAAAATCATCGAAATTTAACAAAAGTCGAACACCCACCCACTTCCTTGCCTCTCAATGGCGGCAAGAGTGCAGAACAATTTACAGTCCCGCCTAAACCCGAGGAAGTGACTGCGGTGATTGCTGCCTTGCGGCCCCCCTTGCCCGAGGCGAATGTCGGGTCATCTCGGGATTCCCAGATTGGGGAGTGGGAGTATAAAATCGTGCGGGCGAGTTTCGATCTGTTTCGCGATCCCCAAATTTTCCAGGGATTGTGTGAGGAAGAACTACAGGCGGGTTGGACACTTTTGGAAAAGCTGGACGATCGCCGGGTACGCTTCAAGCGGGCGATCGCATGGCGGACGATGCTCAACCAGGAGGGGATCAATTTCGACCCCTATCGCTCTCATTATGGACCCGCTACGGGATGGCTGAATGTGGTGGGTGCGATCGCTGCTGTGACTTCGATGGTTTTACCTGCTTACTTAGGGTATGTTTTGGTCGCCAATACCCTTTCTGCAAAACCCTTGTCCCCTGCTGTGCCGACCCCCAATCCCACGGTTGCTCCCATTTTCGAGCCATCCTCTCCGGAACCCCCACTGATCCCCTAGGGCCAATCCCCCCATTAAAATCTCTCTATATATTGCTGGGTTTGATTGTTCGACAAATTTGTAGTCTGGGTTAGATCCCTTCGTTATGGCTAAAATCCATAATTTTAGGGACCTAATCCACTGGACTCATTCAATTGATTAAGATTCCTAATACTCCATCGAGTTTTTAAACCGGGTTTTTCTCTGCACAGAAGCCCTGAAACATCTGCTCTCCCGGTGGCTGAACCCGACAAATCTCTCGGTTTGTGCAAACCTACAAATACCGGATTTGGTCTCATCAGCAATCCTCAATTCTTCGGAGTTCCCCACCCCGCTCTCCCGAACTCGGTGAAAACGCAACAAAACGCAACAAAAAACCGCCTAAAAAGCCTAAAAACAAGCTATTCATAACGGGTGGAATCGAGTATGATTGAAGCGATCGCCTAAAAATAACGCGGCGTTTCCGGACGGTCAAGGCGATCGCATTGAATGCTGAATTTAGGGGTCAAGCATGAACGTTTTTGCGAATGAGGGACAACCGGATATTTACCGAGGCTTTGAACGAATTTTAGTGATTCAACGCAGAACTGAATCTGCCTTAGAAGTCGCAGAACAAGGACGAGCCAAAGCGGTTGAGCATCTATTAGCCTCCCGATTAGGACCAGAGGGTAAGTGCCACGGCTCCGTAAAACCCCCGAGTCTTTATAAAATTAAACAAATCGCTAAAGCTCAAAATTCGACTTTAGTTTATTATTCCCTGATTTATGATTATCAACAATTTTATGAAATGTCCCGGTTGCAAATCGGGCTAAATACCCTCTATGCTTATGCCACGGAACTCTTTATTTGGGTGATTTCGCCCGGGGGAAAAGTTAGCTTTCGTCAAGTAGACCTGCAATCGTTATGGTACCAAGATAATACCTCCCTAGCGGGGACGGTTCGCAGCGTCCGGGAATTAATTAATGTCGGCTATAGCGATCGCGAACGGTTGCTTTGTCGTCAGCAACTCCAGTTGCTCTATCAAATCCTCCTAGAACCCATCGCCGATTTATTGCCCAAGGACCCCCAAAAACGGGTGACCATTATTCCCCAAGATTTCTTATTTCTGGTTCCCTTTGCGGCATTAATCGATTCCAACGGTCAATATCCCATTGAAAAGCATACCCTGCTCACCGCCCCCTCCATTCAAGCCTTGGGGGTCACTCATTCCCAGCGAAAACCCATCCTTGAACGGGAACTCGCCCTTCAGACTGTCGGCAGTCATAGCAGCCTTTATTGCTGTCCTACCCTGGAATCTCCTCAAGAATGCCTTGTCGTCGGAAACCCCACCATGCCCAGCATTTGTTTGGAATTTGGGGAACCTCCGGTGCAATTGCTACAAATTCCGGGGACTCAACTGGAAGCCGAGGCGATCGCCCAGGTTCTGAAAACTCAACCGATTACAGGCGATCGCGCCACCAAATCCGCGATCCTCCAAAAAATGCGTTCTGCCGATATCATTCATCTGGCTACCCATGTGTTTCTCGATGATATCGAAGGATTGCAATCGGCGATCGCCTTGGCACCGAGTCCCAACACTCATGGACTCCTAACCATTAATGACATCCTCCACTTAAATCTCCAAGCTCAACTCGTCGTTTTGAGTGGCTGTGATACCGGCAGAGGTCGCATTTGGGGAGATGGGGTCGTAGAATTATCTCAAGCTTTTATCACCGCTGGAGTCCCCAGCTTACTGATGTCTCTGTGGTTGCCACCCACCACCGCCAACCTAGATTTTATGAATGAATTTTATCACCAATTCCAGCAAACCTGTGATAAAGCTCAATCCCTCAGAACCGCCATGTTAACCACAATGGAACAGTATCCCAACCCCCGAGACTGGGCGGCATTTACCTTAATTGGAGAAGCCTAAATTTGCCGGGGTCAGTAACAGTTAGAAACCCGATTTCCTAGGGTTTCAATAACGCTTAAAAACCGGGTTTCTAATCCTGTCATCTCATCCTAACCCGACGCCTTACGGCTACCGATTCCCATACAATTTTATCGGTTCCTTAATAAACCGAATGTACAAATGGCGGAACGTAGACTTGAGAACCCGAGGCATTCCAAAATCAATGGGAACTAGGGCATCTGGCAGCTTCCAATCCTCAATTTTGAGGTCCACAGGTTTCAATAAAGGAAACTGGATCTCTGCGAGTTCCGGACAGACACCCAATCGTAAAGATGCCGCAGCAGTGGGGACGAGTTCCGGTGGGACGTTCAGCACCTCTAACAGGGCGCGATCGCAAGCAAACACATTCTCCGACGCCGCCAACAGGCCCAGCAGCCGAGGTTCTCCCCCACTCGGACCATTCCCTTCATGGCCAATAATTCCATCAACAATCGTTAAATTTGGAGAAATTGCCCGCGCCGTTTCCACCAACATTTCTCCAAAACGATTCACATCCTTTCCCGCTTCCAGATGCCACCAGGCTTTCATCTTTCCTGGAACACAGCCAAATAAATTTTTAACCCCCATCGTCATCGTCAATTGAACATGGGATTTTACCTTCGGTAAATTAATCACCACATCCGCTTCCATTGCCTCCTTAGACAATCGTAACTGATTAAATTCCGTGGCATTCGTGGGGTATCGCTTGCCATGAAATTCCACAATCGGCAAACTTAATCGTTCCACAATCTCCTGATATCCATTGGCAAACGCCACCCCCCGCGCACTTCCAAAAGCAGGACTATCTCCTAAAAAAGGTTTTCCTCCCACCTCCATCACCATTTCCGCCACACAGGAAACAATTTCGGGTCGAGTGACACATTCTTTCGTCGGACGGGCCCCCGTGAGCAAATTGGGTTTCAGCAGCACGCGATCGCCCGGTTTGACAATGGCAGCCATTCCCCCCAAAGGCGCTAAGACAGTCTCTATAGACGCTCTGAGAACAGCTTTTTCGTAAGAGTTGGCGCGCATTAAACTAACGATTGTCATGAGATCAACTAAGCTAATTTTTTTAAAAAAGAGTCAACCCACACCGGGAAGGGGTAAACATTTTAGAGTGATGAATCCCCTCCCTGCCATGACCCAGACCCCAATCAAAAATTCCCTGAATCTTTGATTGAAAATTCAACCACTCTGTGGTAAACGTCCCGTAGCCCCACGCTGCATCGTCGTCACTCGTTCTCCATTATTGATAACGCCGGGACCTTGCATTTCTGGAACAGGTGGATTAATTTCTACCTTAATCACCTTAGCCGTTGACACCATAATCGTGTTATCCATCAGATGAAAGGTGATCCAGGGTTGGGCTAACAACTGGGGTAACTGCTGCTGGAATTGGGGTCCGGGAACCGGAACCTTAAATGAGTCCGTATGACCGTTTTCATAATAAAACGTCACCTCTGTACTCGATTGAGCTTGCATTGTGGCAAATGAACCTCTCGCCATAATTGCACTCCATATTGACAATTTTGTGAATTTCGGTGGTATGCCACCACCTCTACTTAATTTAACAGGTCGCCTGTCCAGGACGAAACAGCCATCCAAGGAAGGAGGTTCACAGTTGAACACCTCCCCAGTACCGCTGAAGTCCTTTCCGATGTTCGTAGTAACCACTTCAGTCGTTTCCGGATTCCCCAAAACCCAAGGGAGTTCTTCTCCCAGTTCGTAGTAACGACTTCAGTCGTTTCCGGATTCCCCAGAACCCAAGGGAGTTCTTCTCCCAGTTCGTAGTAACGACTTCAGTCGTTTCCGGATTCCCCAGAACCCAAGGGAGTTCTTNNNNNNNNNNNNNNNNNNNNNNNNNNNNNNNNNNNNNNNNNNNNNNNNNNNNNNNNNNNNNNNNNNNNNNNNNNNNNNNNNNNNNNNNNNNNNNNNNNNNAGTTCGTAGTAACGACTTCAGTCGTTTCCGGATTCCCCAGAACCCAAGGGAGTTCTTTCTTAGTTCGTAGTAACGACTTCAGTCGTTTCCGGATTCCCCAGAACCCAAGGGAGTTCTTTCTTAGTTCGTAGTAACGACTTCAGTCGTTTCCGGATTCCCCAGAACCAGCGAATCGACCCTACGGCTAGTGGGAATGCGTAAATCCTGCGAAGAGAACGACTGAAGTCGTTACTACGAACTAAGAAAGAGAACGACTGAAGTCGTTACTACGAACAGAAGAGAACGACTGAAGTCGTTACTACGAACTCTTGAAGATAACGCCTGAAGGCGTTACTACGAACTTAAGATTCGCGGTTTAATGCGGGAGGGCGCTCATTTTTTGTAAGTCCAGAACCTCCGCTAACTGTTCGGAGGACATTAGACCCCGTTCTAGGACGATTTGCCGTAGAGATTTACCTGTTTCTAGGGATTCTTTAGCAACAGCGGCGGCGTTGAGGTAGCCG is part of the Laspinema palackyanum D2c genome and harbors:
- the ribD gene encoding bifunctional diaminohydroxyphosphoribosylaminopyrimidine deaminase/5-amino-6-(5-phosphoribosylamino)uracil reductase RibD — encoded protein: MMRRCIELAQLALGKTAPNPLVGSVIVKEGQIISEGFHPGAGQPHAEVFALQGAGEQAQGATVYVNLEPCNHYGRTPPCSEALIAARVAKVVVGMVDADPRVSGGGIDRLRSAGIEVVVGVEEEACRQLNEAFLHRVIYHRPFGILKYAMTLDGKIATTTGHSTWITSTEARHEVHTLRAVCDAVIIGGNTVRQDNPQLTSHHIGTQNPLRVVMTRTLDLPESAHLWEVSEAGTLVLTQKGANPDMQQWLLNKGVEVIELDPLTPAIAMEYLYQREFLSVLWECGGLLAARAIADGAVQKILAFIAPKIVGGQSAPSPVGNLGLTQMGDALTLDRVKWRTIGTDCLVEGYLKLKESG
- a CDS encoding CHAT domain-containing protein: MNVFANEGQPDIYRGFERILVIQRRTESALEVAEQGRAKAVEHLLASRLGPEGKCHGSVKPPSLYKIKQIAKAQNSTLVYYSLIYDYQQFYEMSRLQIGLNTLYAYATELFIWVISPGGKVSFRQVDLQSLWYQDNTSLAGTVRSVRELINVGYSDRERLLCRQQLQLLYQILLEPIADLLPKDPQKRVTIIPQDFLFLVPFAALIDSNGQYPIEKHTLLTAPSIQALGVTHSQRKPILERELALQTVGSHSSLYCCPTLESPQECLVVGNPTMPSICLEFGEPPVQLLQIPGTQLEAEAIAQVLKTQPITGDRATKSAILQKMRSADIIHLATHVFLDDIEGLQSAIALAPSPNTHGLLTINDILHLNLQAQLVVLSGCDTGRGRIWGDGVVELSQAFITAGVPSLLMSLWLPPTTANLDFMNEFYHQFQQTCDKAQSLRTAMLTTMEQYPNPRDWAAFTLIGEA
- a CDS encoding DUF362 domain-containing protein — protein: MTIVSLMRANSYEKAVLRASIETVLAPLGGMAAIVKPGDRVLLKPNLLTGARPTKECVTRPEIVSCVAEMVMEVGGKPFLGDSPAFGSARGVAFANGYQEIVERLSLPIVEFHGKRYPTNATEFNQLRLSKEAMEADVVINLPKVKSHVQLTMTMGVKNLFGCVPGKMKAWWHLEAGKDVNRFGEMLVETARAISPNLTIVDGIIGHEGNGPSGGEPRLLGLLAASENVFACDRALLEVLNVPPELVPTAAASLRLGVCPELAEIQFPLLKPVDLKIEDWKLPDALVPIDFGMPRVLKSTFRHLYIRFIKEPIKLYGNR